One part of the Rutidosis leptorrhynchoides isolate AG116_Rl617_1_P2 chromosome 1, CSIRO_AGI_Rlap_v1, whole genome shotgun sequence genome encodes these proteins:
- the LOC139895894 gene encoding secreted RxLR effector protein 78-like — protein MSSFYEKAPVIDSVISNEQTAFIQGRQILDGPLMLSEIIGWFKKKKKNLLVFKVDFEKAFDSVDWHYIDFMLLQMGFGDKWRRWIKACLSSARTSILVNCSPTSEFSIRSGLRQGDPLSPFLFIIVIEGLHLALKDAVANNLIKGVSIGLLNISHFLFADDVAIIS, from the exons ATGTCTTCATTCTATGAAAAAGCTCCT GTTATCGACAGTGTTATAAGTAATGAACAAACTGCATTTATTCAAGGTAGGCAAATCCTTGATGGCCCATTGATGCTTAGCGAAATTATTGGCTGGttcaaaaagaagaagaaaaacttaCTGGTTTTCAAGGTTGATTTCGAGAAAGCGTTCGACTCGGTTGATTGGCATTATATCGATTTTATGCTCTTACAAATGGGATTTGGAGATAAATGGCGTCGATGGATAAAAGCTTGTCTTTCCTCGGCCAGAACTTCAATCCTAGTCAACTGTAGCCCCACTTCCGAGTTCTCGATTAGGAGTGGTCTCCGCCAAGGTGATCCACTTTCTCCTTTTTTATTCATCATCGTGATAGAAGGTCTTCATCTTGCCTTAAAAGATGCGGTTGCCAATAATCTGATCAAGGGGGTTTCGATTGGTTTGCTAAATATATCCCATTTTCTTTTCGCGGACGATGTTGCCATAATATCATAA
- the LOC139868682 gene encoding auxin-induced protein PCNT115-like, with protein sequence MSNMKRIKLGSQGLEVSAIGLGCMGMSHGYGPAKPDQQMINVIHHAVNSGVTHFDTSDVYGPHTNEILVGKALKGLKRDQIQLATKFGVKFGDGYELKIRGDPEYVRACCEASLKRLDVDYIDLYYVHRIDTNIPIEITMGELKKLVEEGKIKYIGLSEAGADTIRRAHAVHPITAVQLEWSLWTRDGEHEVIPTCRELGIGIVPFGPLGSGFFATGPKLMDNVADTDFRKFIPRLQGENFDHNKLVFERNSDMAQRKGCTLGQLALAWVLHQGDDVAPIHGTTKIENLDQNLGALVVKLTAEEMAELESLASFKGARMPEQILAHSYLDTPPLSSWKAE encoded by the exons atgtcaaataTGAAGAGAATTAAGCTGGGATCACAGGGGTTAGAGGTATCGGCAATTGGACTAGGATGCATGGGTATGTCTCATGGTTACGGCCCCGCTAAACCTGACCAACAAATGATCAACGTTATCCATCACGCCGTTAATTCCGgtgttacccattttgacacctccGATGTTTACGGTCCTCACACTAATGAGATCCTCGTTGGCAAG GCGTTGAAGGGATTAAAGAGAGATCAAATTCAATTGGCTACAAAATTTGGGGTCAAATTTGGGGACGGTTATGAGCTGAAAATCCGAGGGGATCCGGAGTATGTGAGAGCTTGTTGTGAAGCAAGCTTGAAGAGGCTTGATGTTGATTACATTGATCTTTACTATGTTCATCGTATTGATACAAACATCCCGATTGAAATCACT ATGGGAGAACTCAAGAAACTTGTTGAAGaaggtaaaataaaatacattggacTATCTGAGGCTGGTGCGGACACTATTAGAAGAGCGCACGCTGTTCATCCAATAACAGCCGTACAACTGGAGTGGTCCTTGTGGACTAGAGATGGTGAACATGAGGTCATTCCTACCTGCAG AGAATTAGGAATTGGGATTGTTCCTTTTGGTCCATTGGGTAGTGGGTTCTTTGCAACTGGTCCGAAATTGATGGACAATGTGGCAGATACCGACTTCAGAAAG TTTATTCCAAGGCTACAAGGAGAGAACTTTGACCACAACAAACTTGTATTTGAGAGAAATAGTGATATGGCTCAAAGAAAGGGGTGCACCCTGGGCCAATTGGCACTTGCGTGGGTCTTGCACCAAGGTGATGATGTGGCTCCAATCCATGGTACGACAAAGATTGAGAACCTGGACCAAAACCTTGGTGCTCTTGTGGTTAAACTAACCGCCGAGGAGATGGCTGAGCTTGAATCCTTGGCTTCATTCAAGGGTGCTCGAATGCCAGAACAAATCTTGGCACATAGTTATCTGGATACTCCACCACTGTCATCATGGAAAGCCGAGTAA